The following proteins are encoded in a genomic region of Methylobacterium tardum:
- the cutA gene encoding divalent-cation tolerance protein CutA — MERPLLVYTTFPDAASALGIGEALVRERLIACINVLPGMRSVYSWKGAVEHGEEVAAILKSRTGLADALSVALKARHPYDTPIILHLPVAGADADTAAWILAETGLGGAVSAADRGA; from the coding sequence ATGGAGCGTCCGCTCCTCGTCTACACCACCTTTCCCGACGCCGCCTCGGCGCTCGGCATCGGCGAGGCCCTGGTCCGCGAGCGCCTGATCGCCTGCATCAACGTCCTGCCCGGCATGCGCTCGGTCTACAGCTGGAAGGGCGCGGTGGAGCACGGCGAGGAGGTCGCGGCCATCCTGAAGAGCCGCACGGGTCTCGCCGATGCCCTGTCGGTCGCCCTCAAGGCCCGTCACCCTTACGACACACCGATCATCCTGCACCTGCCGGTTGCCGGCGCGGATGCCGATACGGCGGCCTGGATCCTGGCGGAGACCGGTCTCGGCGGCGCCGTCTCGGCGGCCGATCGGGGCGCCTGA
- a CDS encoding GNAT family N-acetyltransferase, producing MRPARASDHAAIARIILPTIRAGETYALDRDLSEADALAYWTGADRETFVAEADGAVLGTYYLRANQAGGGAHVANCGFMTDAAATGRGVARAMGAHALDRARAQGFAAMQFNFVVTTNIRAVRLWESLGFAIVGRLPGAFAHPSLGFVDALVMFRTL from the coding sequence ATCAGACCGGCGCGCGCGTCCGATCACGCGGCGATCGCCCGCATCATCCTGCCGACCATCCGCGCGGGGGAGACCTACGCGCTCGACCGCGACCTGAGCGAGGCCGACGCCCTCGCCTATTGGACCGGCGCGGACCGCGAGACTTTCGTGGCCGAGGCGGACGGGGCAGTGCTCGGCACCTACTACCTGCGCGCCAACCAGGCGGGCGGGGGCGCCCATGTCGCCAATTGCGGCTTCATGACCGATGCGGCCGCGACGGGACGCGGAGTGGCCCGCGCCATGGGCGCGCACGCCCTCGACCGGGCGCGGGCGCAGGGCTTCGCGGCGATGCAGTTCAACTTCGTGGTGACCACCAACATCCGGGCGGTGCGGCTCTGGGAGAGCCTCGGCTTCGCGATCGTCGGCCGGCTCCCGGGCGCCTTCGCGCATCCGAGCCTCGGGTTTGTCGACGCCCTGGTGATGTTCCGGACGCTCTGA
- a CDS encoding NAD kinase: MPHFKKIAFVASPTGHAREAAAALMRRYDHVPPEEADVVVALGGDGLMLQVLHRFMDNPKPIYGMNRGTVGFLMNEFRDDDLLEHLEASQRSVIHPLVMDVLDTEGRSHRARAINEVYLLRQTHQTAKLKIAVDGNVRLDLLIADGVLVATAAGSTAYNLSVGGPILPLDAKLLALTPISAFRPRRWRGALLPDYARIRIDVLDAPHRPVAAVADHIEFRRVCTVETSLDRTTELVLLHDPGHSLDERILREQFG, translated from the coding sequence ATGCCGCATTTCAAGAAGATCGCCTTCGTGGCGAGCCCGACCGGCCATGCCCGCGAGGCGGCCGCCGCCCTGATGCGGCGCTACGACCACGTCCCGCCCGAGGAAGCCGACGTCGTCGTCGCCCTCGGCGGCGACGGGCTGATGCTCCAGGTTCTGCACCGGTTCATGGACAATCCGAAGCCGATCTACGGGATGAACCGCGGGACGGTCGGCTTCCTGATGAACGAGTTCCGGGACGACGATCTCCTGGAACACCTGGAGGCGTCACAGCGCAGCGTCATCCATCCGCTGGTGATGGACGTGCTCGACACCGAGGGACGTTCGCACCGGGCGCGGGCGATCAACGAGGTCTACCTGCTGCGCCAGACCCACCAGACGGCCAAGCTCAAGATCGCCGTCGACGGCAATGTGCGCCTGGATCTGCTGATCGCCGACGGCGTGCTGGTCGCCACGGCGGCCGGCTCCACCGCCTACAACCTGTCGGTCGGAGGCCCGATCCTGCCGCTGGACGCGAAGCTGCTGGCGCTCACCCCGATCTCGGCCTTCCGGCCCCGGCGCTGGCGCGGCGCGCTCCTGCCGGACTACGCCCGGATCCGGATCGACGTCCTTGATGCGCCCCACCGGCCGGTGGCGGCAGTGGCGGACCATATCGAGTTCCGTCGGGTCTGCACGGTGGAAACCTCCCTCGACCGGACCACCGAGCTGGTGCTCCTCCACGATCCCGGCCACAGCCTCGACGAGCGCATACTCCGGGAGCAGTTCGGGTGA
- a CDS encoding DUF6481 family protein — protein sequence MSFPNKQGVVDRLETAAKARSEMLARFRARPSADDPAVLARQSARRAVIDAREARAAERAALRQAEIARAAALAEAERLAEIERKHAEQLAAQERAKALQAEQKAQRDARYLARKAKAQKRR from the coding sequence GTGAGCTTTCCGAACAAGCAGGGTGTCGTCGATCGCCTCGAGACGGCCGCGAAGGCGCGGTCCGAGATGCTGGCCCGGTTCCGGGCACGCCCGTCCGCCGACGATCCCGCGGTCCTGGCCCGTCAGTCCGCCCGCCGCGCGGTGATCGATGCCCGTGAGGCCCGTGCGGCCGAGCGCGCCGCCCTCCGGCAGGCCGAGATCGCGCGCGCCGCGGCGCTCGCCGAGGCCGAACGCCTCGCCGAGATCGAGCGCAAGCACGCCGAGCAGCTCGCCGCCCAGGAGCGTGCCAAGGCTCTGCAGGCCGAGCAGAAGGCCCAGCGCGACGCGCGCTATCTCGCCCGCAAGGCCAAGGCCCAGAAGCGCCGCTGA
- a CDS encoding cold-shock protein, giving the protein MSTGTVKWFNETKGYGFIQPDDGGKDVFVHISAVERAGLRGLNEGQKVTYELETDRRSGKQSAGQLQTA; this is encoded by the coding sequence ATGAGCACCGGAACCGTCAAGTGGTTCAACGAGACCAAGGGCTACGGCTTCATCCAGCCGGATGACGGCGGCAAGGACGTGTTCGTCCACATTTCGGCCGTCGAGCGCGCCGGCCTGCGTGGCCTGAACGAGGGCCAGAAGGTCACCTACGAGCTCGAGACCGACCGCCGCAGCGGCAAGCAGTCCGCCGGCCAGCTCCAGACGGCCTGA